One Thermodesulfobacteriota bacterium DNA window includes the following coding sequences:
- a CDS encoding polyprenyl synthetase family protein codes for MEFSEILSVINPELEEVERELEANIKSPVPLVYEISKYLLGSGGKRLRPSVLLLSSGACGLMGGKERIYSAAALELIHTATLLHDDVVDEAKLRRGKTASNVVWGNKATVLVGDFMLAKALGLIQSCGNLELIKAVTDAAARLAEGQVLEVMSAKNMLEVSEEVCFGIIENKTASLIESCGTVGAILAGADDGVKHSVGRYGFNIGVAFQLVDDALDYSSSEKEFGKGVGQDLIEGKMTLPLFYSLALASDLEKKRTREILLERDGFADGELVFVRELVDRYGGVEKTKSVAKDFILRARGAISSLPDSSCKDSLLMLAEYVADRRS; via the coding sequence ATGGAATTTTCCGAAATCCTTTCTGTTATAAATCCGGAGCTTGAAGAAGTCGAACGGGAGCTTGAGGCCAATATAAAATCCCCGGTCCCCCTCGTTTACGAGATTTCAAAGTACCTCCTCGGTAGCGGCGGGAAGAGGCTCCGCCCCTCGGTGCTGCTGCTTTCGAGCGGGGCCTGCGGGCTCATGGGCGGGAAAGAGAGGATATATTCGGCGGCCGCGCTCGAGCTGATTCACACGGCCACGCTGCTGCACGACGACGTCGTGGATGAGGCGAAGCTCAGGCGCGGCAAGACGGCGTCGAACGTCGTCTGGGGCAACAAGGCGACCGTGCTCGTGGGGGACTTCATGCTGGCGAAGGCGCTCGGGCTCATACAGTCCTGCGGGAACCTCGAGCTCATAAAGGCGGTGACGGACGCCGCGGCCAGGCTCGCGGAGGGGCAGGTGCTCGAGGTCATGAGCGCGAAGAACATGCTCGAGGTCTCGGAAGAGGTATGTTTCGGAATAATCGAGAACAAGACCGCGTCGCTGATCGAGAGCTGCGGCACTGTGGGCGCGATACTCGCGGGCGCCGACGACGGGGTGAAGCATTCAGTCGGGCGCTACGGGTTCAACATAGGCGTTGCGTTCCAGCTCGTCGACGACGCGCTCGATTACTCGTCCTCGGAGAAGGAGTTCGGGAAGGGCGTAGGACAGGACTTGATAGAGGGCAAGATGACTCTCCCGCTCTTTTATTCTCTCGCGCTCGCGTCCGACCTTGAGAAGAAGAGAACGAGAGAGATACTCCTCGAGAGGGACGGGTTCGCCGACGGAGAGCTCGTTTTCGTGAGGGAGCTCGTCGACAGATACGGAGGGGTCGAAAAGACGAAATCGGTCGCGAAAGATTTCATACTGAGAGCGAGGGGCGCGATCTCTTCCCTCCCCGATAGCTCCTGCAAGGATTCGCTCCTTATGCTCGCCGAATACGTGGCCGATAGAAGGAGCTGA
- the scpA gene encoding methylmalonyl-CoA mutase: MDYKSGRPGKPGAAITAQAAEWMTPEDIRVHPSYTKEDLLGMEHLRYAAGLPPYLRGPYPSMYVTRPWTIRQYAGFSTAEESNAFYRRNLAAGQKGLSVAFDLPTHRGYDSDHERVVGDVGKAGVAIDSILDMKILFNHIPLDDISVSMTMNGAVLPVLAFYIVTAEEQGVRPEDLSGTIQNDILKEFMVRNTYIYPPGPSMRIVADIFKYTAERMPKFNSISVSGYHMEEAGASSDIELAYTLADGLEYVRTGINAGLNIDDFAPRISFFWGIGMNHFMEIAKMRAARMLWAKLIKRFGPKNPKSMALRTHCQTSGWSLTEQDPFNNAVRTCVEALAAVLGGTQSLHTNALDEAIALPTDFSARIARNTQIYLEQETNICRSIDPWAGSYYVEYLTDRISRRAWALIEEVEKLGGMAKAIETGLPKMRIEEAAARKQARIDSGQDTIVGVNRYAPDEEAEIEILEVDNTAVRAAQVERLKKLKKARNNDAVRAALDAITECARTGEGNLLELSVEAARRRATLGEISDACERVFGRYKAVIRTISGVYSGEMSEDRGFKKARDMADEFARLEGRRPRIMVAKMGQDGHDRGAKVIATSFADMGFDVDIGALFQTPREAARQAVENDVHIIGVSSLAAGHKTLIPELIKELNDMGRGDIMVVAGGVIPKQDYEFLYDAGVTAVFGPGTVISKAAQGLLEMLIAKHGGAGQT; encoded by the coding sequence ATAGATTACAAAAGCGGGAGACCGGGGAAACCCGGAGCCGCGATAACAGCCCAGGCGGCGGAATGGATGACTCCTGAAGACATCCGGGTCCACCCTTCCTACACGAAAGAAGACCTCCTCGGAATGGAGCACCTCCGCTATGCGGCTGGCCTGCCCCCGTACCTCCGCGGCCCTTATCCGTCGATGTACGTGACGCGGCCGTGGACGATAAGGCAGTACGCCGGCTTCTCGACGGCCGAGGAATCGAACGCGTTTTACAGAAGGAACCTGGCCGCGGGTCAGAAAGGGCTTTCGGTGGCGTTCGACCTCCCCACTCACAGGGGCTACGACTCCGACCACGAGAGGGTCGTGGGAGACGTCGGAAAGGCCGGGGTCGCCATTGATTCCATCCTCGACATGAAGATACTGTTTAACCATATACCGCTCGACGATATATCGGTCTCGATGACAATGAACGGAGCGGTGCTGCCCGTGCTGGCTTTCTACATCGTGACTGCAGAGGAGCAGGGAGTGCGCCCGGAGGACCTGAGCGGCACGATACAGAACGACATCCTCAAGGAATTCATGGTGAGGAACACGTACATATACCCGCCGGGGCCGTCAATGAGGATAGTCGCCGACATATTCAAATACACGGCCGAGCGCATGCCGAAATTCAACTCGATAAGCGTGAGCGGCTACCACATGGAAGAAGCGGGAGCGTCCTCGGACATAGAGCTAGCGTACACGCTCGCCGACGGTCTCGAATACGTGAGGACGGGAATAAACGCCGGGCTCAACATAGATGACTTTGCGCCCAGGATCTCGTTCTTCTGGGGCATAGGCATGAACCATTTCATGGAGATCGCCAAGATGAGGGCGGCGAGGATGCTCTGGGCGAAGTTAATAAAAAGATTCGGTCCCAAAAACCCAAAATCTATGGCCTTGAGAACGCACTGCCAGACTTCGGGCTGGAGCTTAACGGAACAGGACCCATTCAATAACGCGGTGAGGACGTGCGTCGAGGCGCTCGCCGCAGTGCTCGGAGGCACCCAGTCGCTCCACACGAACGCGCTCGACGAGGCGATAGCGCTCCCGACCGATTTCTCCGCGCGCATAGCGCGTAACACCCAGATTTACCTCGAGCAGGAGACGAACATATGCAGGTCTATTGACCCCTGGGCAGGCTCTTATTATGTTGAATACCTGACTGACAGGATATCCCGCCGCGCCTGGGCGCTGATAGAGGAAGTGGAGAAGCTGGGCGGAATGGCGAAGGCGATAGAGACCGGCCTTCCCAAGATGAGGATAGAAGAAGCCGCCGCCAGGAAGCAGGCGAGGATAGACTCGGGCCAGGACACGATAGTCGGCGTGAACAGATACGCGCCTGATGAAGAGGCCGAGATCGAAATACTCGAGGTCGATAACACGGCAGTCAGGGCGGCGCAGGTAGAGCGGCTTAAGAAGTTGAAGAAGGCGAGGAACAACGACGCGGTGAGGGCGGCGCTGGACGCGATTACGGAATGCGCGAGGACGGGCGAGGGGAACCTCCTTGAATTGAGCGTCGAGGCGGCGAGGAGGCGCGCGACGCTAGGCGAGATATCGGACGCGTGCGAGAGGGTGTTCGGACGTTATAAGGCCGTGATACGCACGATATCGGGGGTATATTCGGGAGAGATGTCGGAGGACAGAGGGTTCAAGAAAGCGAGGGATATGGCTGACGAGTTCGCCCGGCTCGAAGGCAGGAGGCCCAGGATAATGGTAGCCAAGATGGGGCAGGACGGGCACGACAGGGGGGCGAAGGTCATCGCCACGAGCTTCGCCGACATGGGGTTCGACGTCGACATCGGAGCGCTGTTCCAGACCCCGAGGGAAGCCGCGCGCCAGGCTGTGGAGAACGACGTGCATATAATAGGCGTATCGAGCCTCGCCGCGGGACACAAGACGCTCATCCCCGAGCTTATAAAGGAATTAAATGATATGGGGCGGGGAGACATTATGGTCGTCGCGGGCGGAGTGATACCGAAGCAGGACTACGAATTCCTCTACGACGCGGGCGTTACCGCCGTATTCGGGCCGGGCACGGTCATATCGAAAGCGGCCCAGGGTCTCCTCGAAATGCTGATCGCCAAACACGGCGGCGCCGGCCAAACGTAA
- the rimI gene encoding ribosomal protein S18-alanine N-acetyltransferase — translation MEDAPKYEIGMITPEDLDGIVSIENVSFPTPWPRRVFERELRSQRSYNRVIRYGGMVVGYIVTWTIYDEVHILNIAVHPDFRNMGLGERLLRDCMAHSAGNGLKYAILEVRVSNTRARNLYEKMGFKTIHTRRKYYSDTGEDAYVMMYEIKPA, via the coding sequence ATGGAAGACGCGCCCAAATACGAGATCGGCATGATAACGCCTGAAGACCTCGACGGCATTGTATCGATCGAGAACGTAAGCTTCCCGACGCCCTGGCCGAGAAGGGTCTTCGAGCGAGAGCTCAGATCGCAGAGGTCGTACAACAGGGTGATCAGGTATGGAGGGATGGTGGTCGGATACATAGTGACGTGGACCATATACGACGAGGTGCATATACTCAATATTGCCGTGCACCCGGACTTCAGGAACATGGGATTAGGCGAGAGGCTGTTAAGGGACTGCATGGCGCATTCAGCCGGGAACGGGCTTAAATACGCCATACTCGAGGTGAGGGTCTCCAACACCAGGGCCAGGAACCTCTACGAGAAGATGGGATTCAAGACCATACATACGAGAAGGAAATACTATTCGGACACCGGGGAAGACGCTTACGTTATGATGTACGAGATCAAGCCCGCGTAG
- a CDS encoding cytochrome c/FTR1 family iron permease — MPMLKKVLTFSILLCSLLFLLAKPSYSSNDANRILSLVDYIGGDYVNAVKDGRVINTAEYNEMLEFSSGVEALFLTMKSEGGDKAGIESDLDILSGLIKNKAPAGEVESLSKTIKGKIIEAYDIVPHPGEAPSYASGKDIFESTCAQCHGAHGAGDGPLAPGLDPAPANFTNPEVSLGLSPFKVYNTMTFGIEGTGMPSFPGLSDQEKWDAAFYVLALGYNEKDVAEGSKLASKLPDGIKDYKALATLSNGEINDRLGSLLNNSDEETAALAYLREGVMEKAVGEGSPLLTAGSLLDESTKLYKDGRTDEAYTKALDAYLEGFEQAEAQLRVRDEKLTAAIEAEFADFRNSIKAGKPAARVEELNTKIQASLLAAQGVLDNGKQSSNILSFLNSFSIIVREGLEAILIIAAIIAFMGATGAKKQIKYVHYGWILALAAGILTWLLARTVISISGAQREVIEGVTSLVAAAVLFYVSYWLISKIEVRVWKQYIQGKVEKALSKGSVIALASVSFFAVYREAFETVLFYQALWFQSEKSQAAILWGLVAGALLLIVLFYVIFKLALRIPLKYLFSVTSMFLYLLSFILLGKGINELQEAGIVGATPAGFIPHIDILGLYPTLETALPQALLLAAFVFALVWLEYVKREREKNEIAVSVARIAEDMKSMHSAFDHIKGHIIEWRKCEDIDLEAEDLDRRIQDVISHVDELESKVGDFYTVVTKNNQPVKPH; from the coding sequence ATGCCGATGCTGAAGAAGGTCTTAACGTTTTCCATTCTGCTGTGCTCATTACTGTTCCTCCTTGCGAAGCCGTCCTATTCCTCGAATGACGCCAACCGCATATTGTCCCTCGTCGACTACATTGGCGGGGATTACGTGAATGCGGTAAAGGACGGGCGGGTGATAAATACTGCTGAATACAACGAGATGCTCGAGTTCTCGTCAGGCGTCGAGGCTCTATTCCTGACCATGAAATCGGAAGGCGGCGACAAGGCGGGAATCGAATCCGACCTCGATATATTAAGCGGACTCATTAAAAATAAAGCGCCCGCCGGCGAAGTGGAGTCGCTATCTAAGACGATCAAGGGGAAGATAATCGAGGCTTACGATATAGTCCCCCATCCGGGCGAAGCCCCTTCCTACGCGTCAGGCAAAGATATATTCGAAAGCACATGCGCTCAATGTCACGGCGCTCACGGCGCAGGGGACGGCCCGCTCGCGCCGGGGCTTGACCCCGCGCCGGCCAACTTTACAAACCCTGAAGTCTCGCTCGGTTTATCGCCGTTCAAGGTCTACAACACCATGACATTCGGAATAGAGGGGACGGGCATGCCGTCCTTCCCCGGTCTGTCCGATCAGGAGAAATGGGACGCCGCATTCTATGTGCTCGCGCTCGGATATAACGAGAAAGATGTCGCGGAGGGGAGCAAACTGGCGTCTAAGCTCCCGGACGGTATAAAGGACTACAAGGCGCTCGCAACGCTCTCGAACGGAGAGATCAATGATAGGCTCGGCAGCTTATTAAACAATTCCGATGAAGAGACCGCGGCGCTCGCATACCTGAGAGAGGGCGTCATGGAGAAGGCTGTCGGTGAAGGTTCGCCTCTCCTTACGGCGGGCTCGCTTCTCGACGAATCGACGAAGCTGTATAAAGACGGCAGAACCGACGAGGCGTATACGAAGGCCCTCGATGCGTACCTCGAAGGCTTCGAGCAGGCGGAGGCCCAACTCAGGGTCAGGGACGAGAAGCTCACGGCCGCGATCGAAGCCGAATTCGCCGACTTCAGGAACTCGATAAAGGCGGGAAAGCCCGCGGCCCGGGTGGAGGAGCTCAACACTAAAATTCAGGCGAGCTTACTGGCCGCGCAGGGAGTCCTGGACAACGGCAAGCAGTCGAGCAACATACTTTCCTTTCTCAATTCCTTTTCCATTATCGTGAGGGAGGGTCTCGAAGCGATACTGATAATAGCCGCGATAATCGCGTTCATGGGGGCTACAGGGGCGAAGAAGCAGATCAAATACGTACATTACGGATGGATACTGGCCCTCGCGGCCGGCATACTGACGTGGCTCCTGGCAAGGACCGTTATCTCCATAAGCGGCGCACAGAGAGAGGTCATCGAAGGCGTCACGTCCCTCGTCGCGGCGGCTGTGCTTTTTTACGTGAGCTACTGGCTTATTTCCAAGATCGAGGTGCGCGTATGGAAGCAGTACATACAGGGGAAGGTCGAGAAGGCCCTCTCCAAGGGGAGCGTTATCGCGCTCGCGAGCGTGTCGTTCTTCGCGGTGTACAGGGAGGCGTTCGAAACGGTGCTCTTCTATCAGGCGCTCTGGTTCCAGTCCGAGAAGTCCCAGGCTGCCATACTGTGGGGTTTGGTGGCGGGGGCGCTTCTCCTCATCGTTTTGTTCTACGTGATATTCAAGCTTGCCTTGAGGATCCCGCTCAAATACTTATTCTCCGTGACGAGCATGTTCCTCTACCTCCTTTCATTCATCCTGCTCGGCAAGGGTATAAACGAGCTCCAGGAGGCGGGCATAGTGGGCGCGACTCCAGCCGGTTTCATTCCGCATATAGACATACTGGGCCTTTATCCGACTCTCGAAACCGCGCTCCCTCAGGCGCTCCTGCTCGCGGCATTCGTTTTCGCCCTCGTATGGCTCGAGTACGTGAAGAGGGAGAGGGAGAAGAACGAGATCGCGGTGAGCGTGGCACGCATCGCAGAGGACATGAAGTCGATGCACTCGGCCTTCGACCATATCAAGGGGCACATAATCGAATGGAGGAAGTGCGAGGACATCGACCTCGAAGCCGAAGACCTCGATAGGAGAATACAGGACGTCATAAGCCACGTCGACGAGCTCGAGAGCAAGGTCGGCGATTTCTACACAGTCGTCACGAAGAATAACCAGCCGGTGAAGCCACACTGA
- a CDS encoding methylmalonyl-CoA mutase family protein, whose translation MKDKISFSENLFEEFPEVTASGWKAEIVKDLHGGDIGKLDWKPYEGFTVRPFYTEEDLGDLDYLTGQYPGAFPYARGNETGGNVWKINEYIISGSVKEANRLALRSLSGGAQSLTFVCEASHGYISGIPVQSSRDMAALLKDVPVADVPVHFKCGIASAEILSLYILEAGKRGLDIKLLAGSVDADPLKLLALSGSFPGDERGTFEELRSVISYLDNNMPAYRAIEVSGHHFHDSGASATQDLAFTLASGVEYLDRLTSLDLSVDRITPHMSFSFSIGSNYFMEIAKLRAARMLWAFIVEAYGARKESAEKMSVRAVTSSWNMTVFDPCVNMLRGTVEAMAAAIGGCESLSVLPLDSVYERPDEFTRRLARNTQLILKHESCLDRVTDPSGGSYYVERLTDALASSAWELFRKVESMGGLVDALKSGFIQEEIQKTRNERDRDIASGKAILLGTNQYPDLGEKGPKKRGAITPKKQLRTGSGKFTGAPSIKEYIEHLEEKGSCLGDILHNKPGPADAGIEPLRPYRGAEPFEELRLAALKHKKETGMTPAVFLLPIGNPSMRNARAAFSANFFGCAGFKILDNPGFSTIDDGVRAALKSRAKIVVVCSSDREYTELAPEICSKLREKNPGIRMLIAGNPREHIEELRAAGISDFIHARSNALETLRKYQEIAGIRNEGEGD comes from the coding sequence ATGAAAGACAAAATCAGCTTCAGTGAAAATTTGTTTGAAGAGTTCCCCGAGGTGACGGCATCCGGCTGGAAAGCCGAGATAGTAAAGGACCTCCACGGCGGGGACATTGGGAAGCTCGACTGGAAGCCTTACGAAGGCTTTACCGTGCGTCCGTTCTATACGGAAGAGGACCTCGGCGACCTCGACTACCTTACCGGGCAGTATCCGGGCGCGTTCCCCTACGCCCGCGGGAACGAAACGGGCGGCAACGTCTGGAAGATAAACGAATACATAATCTCGGGCAGCGTTAAAGAGGCCAACAGGCTCGCGCTAAGGAGCCTCTCGGGGGGCGCTCAATCGCTCACGTTCGTCTGCGAGGCCTCGCACGGATACATATCGGGCATCCCTGTTCAAAGCTCGCGGGACATGGCCGCGCTTCTAAAAGACGTACCGGTCGCGGACGTGCCCGTGCATTTCAAGTGCGGTATCGCCTCAGCCGAGATATTATCGCTCTACATACTGGAAGCCGGGAAGCGCGGCCTCGACATCAAACTGCTCGCGGGCTCGGTTGATGCTGACCCTTTGAAGCTCCTCGCCTTGAGCGGCTCTTTCCCCGGAGACGAGCGCGGGACGTTCGAGGAGCTGAGATCAGTCATATCCTATCTCGACAACAACATGCCGGCTTACCGGGCGATCGAGGTGTCCGGGCATCACTTCCACGATTCGGGCGCGTCGGCCACGCAGGATCTGGCATTCACGCTCGCTTCGGGCGTCGAGTATCTCGACCGCCTCACGTCGCTCGATTTGAGCGTCGACCGCATTACGCCTCACATGAGCTTCTCGTTCTCGATAGGTTCTAATTACTTCATGGAGATAGCTAAGCTCCGCGCGGCGAGGATGCTATGGGCGTTTATAGTCGAAGCGTACGGCGCCCGGAAAGAGTCAGCCGAAAAAATGAGCGTAAGGGCGGTGACGTCCTCGTGGAACATGACCGTCTTCGACCCATGCGTCAATATGCTGAGGGGGACGGTCGAGGCCATGGCCGCCGCCATAGGCGGGTGCGAGTCCCTCAGCGTGCTCCCTCTCGATTCCGTTTACGAGAGGCCTGACGAGTTCACGCGCAGGCTCGCCCGGAACACGCAGCTCATACTCAAGCACGAATCCTGCCTCGACCGCGTGACCGACCCCTCGGGAGGCTCTTATTACGTCGAGAGGCTCACCGACGCGCTAGCCAGCTCCGCGTGGGAGCTGTTCAGGAAGGTCGAAAGTATGGGCGGGCTTGTCGATGCGCTCAAGTCAGGATTCATACAGGAAGAGATACAAAAAACCAGGAACGAAAGAGACCGCGACATCGCATCGGGAAAGGCGATACTCCTGGGCACGAACCAGTACCCCGACCTCGGTGAAAAGGGCCCTAAAAAGAGAGGCGCCATAACTCCCAAAAAACAGCTCAGAACGGGAAGCGGAAAATTCACGGGCGCGCCGTCGATCAAAGAATACATCGAACACCTCGAAGAGAAAGGATCGTGCCTCGGGGACATTCTGCACAATAAGCCCGGACCCGCGGACGCGGGAATAGAGCCCCTCCGCCCTTACAGGGGAGCCGAGCCTTTCGAGGAGCTGCGGCTCGCGGCCCTGAAACATAAAAAAGAAACGGGCATGACCCCCGCGGTATTTTTACTGCCTATAGGGAACCCGTCCATGCGTAACGCGAGGGCCGCGTTCTCAGCGAACTTCTTCGGCTGCGCGGGGTTCAAAATTCTGGACAACCCCGGCTTCAGCACAATAGACGACGGCGTGAGGGCCGCTCTCAAGAGCAGGGCGAAGATAGTAGTCGTCTGCAGCTCAGACAGGGAATACACGGAGCTTGCACCTGAAATATGCAGTAAGCTGAGAGAAAAAAATCCCGGGATACGGATGCTGATCGCCGGGAACCCCAGGGAGCACATCGAAGAGCTCAGGGCTGCAGGCATAAGTGATTTCATACACGCCCGCTCGAACGCGCTCGAGACCCTGAGAAAGTATCAAGAGATAGCGGGCATAAGAAACGAGGGAGAGGGAGACTGA
- a CDS encoding SMC family ATPase: MVPLALSVKNFLSYGENTSTLDFRDFSIACLSGRNGHGKSALIDALTWALWGRCRVKIKEEVIKRGATEARVELEFESEGNRYRILRSISKKKGGSQGSLDLQVFDGGSGSYAPLDQGAKAQSAIEKILKMDYNSFICSSFILQGMADEFTKRTPADRKEVLSKILELDEYETLTRKARERAQASGSEAAALEAEASRLDGEIAQKEIHEKKLLGLRGEEETVSESIARYEAIRSGLIGEYESAKSRLDTLARLGGERENVKALLGRLEEELAGVRESIKKDREIVSREKEIEDCYKKLGDTAALDRALDEKRARALILDEQSSALDHKISRKRIELETRAKELHSQIKGLEARASSSGRLKKEIEGIRTRIGECTETARKAEGLREELKRTGGEKEAAAARISELNKRKTEEEQKLHVLAAGDTGAHCPLCESPLEEEARAALAEKLNNAVSRLGGEIRAAGERIAALGDREKALYRELATADAAAGLLPGLHKELGEKEQNLRESEAAAVELGEAGKSYDAVLRTLSGEEFKKEYDAERKEIERKKEALGYDVREHRAVKDALEKLGHASGDKETLERARLGLGLRESAEKKLDERMAEGKKRLEEIGIEVTALGGIESAAKEIRDKMSAADERLSALKKQKEELVMDISRSVSALERIGQLAVRKNEIKDKIAEAKRGMLIFQELAKAFGKNGLQALIIEHAVPEIEAEANKILGRLTEGTMTLSLEMVRPTQKGGEKETLEIYIGDSSGTRSYETFSGGEAFRIDFALRVGISKFIANRSGAQLRTLVIDEGFGTQDRDGLSQFVQVINSIKDDFDKILAITHVDELKERFPVRIEVTKEPGSGSRFEVVYT; encoded by the coding sequence ATGGTCCCGCTTGCGCTAAGCGTCAAAAATTTCCTGAGCTACGGAGAAAACACCTCCACACTCGACTTCAGGGACTTCAGCATCGCCTGCCTTTCGGGAAGGAACGGACACGGAAAATCCGCGCTCATAGACGCCCTCACATGGGCGCTCTGGGGCAGGTGCAGGGTGAAGATCAAGGAAGAGGTGATAAAGAGAGGCGCGACCGAGGCGCGCGTCGAGCTAGAGTTCGAGTCGGAAGGGAACAGGTACAGAATACTGAGGTCCATATCGAAAAAAAAGGGCGGATCGCAGGGCTCGCTCGACCTGCAGGTGTTCGACGGAGGCTCGGGCTCGTACGCGCCTCTCGACCAGGGCGCCAAGGCCCAGAGCGCTATCGAGAAGATACTGAAGATGGATTACAACTCGTTCATCTGCTCGTCGTTCATTCTCCAGGGGATGGCCGACGAGTTTACGAAGAGGACCCCCGCCGATAGGAAAGAAGTGCTGTCGAAGATACTCGAGCTCGACGAATACGAGACCCTCACGAGGAAAGCCCGCGAGCGCGCCCAGGCTTCGGGCTCGGAGGCCGCAGCGCTCGAGGCCGAAGCATCGCGCCTCGATGGCGAGATCGCCCAGAAGGAAATCCACGAGAAGAAGCTCCTCGGGCTGAGGGGAGAGGAAGAGACGGTTTCCGAAAGCATCGCACGGTACGAGGCGATCCGGTCAGGTCTCATCGGAGAATACGAATCGGCAAAGTCGAGGCTCGACACGCTCGCGAGACTCGGCGGAGAGAGGGAAAACGTAAAAGCCCTCCTCGGCAGGCTCGAAGAGGAGCTCGCAGGAGTGAGGGAAAGCATAAAGAAGGACAGGGAGATCGTTTCGAGGGAGAAAGAGATTGAGGACTGCTACAAGAAGCTCGGGGACACGGCGGCCCTCGACCGGGCGCTCGATGAGAAAAGGGCCCGGGCACTGATACTCGATGAGCAGAGCTCCGCGCTCGACCACAAGATCAGCCGGAAGAGGATCGAGCTCGAGACGAGGGCGAAGGAGCTCCATTCGCAAATAAAAGGTCTCGAAGCCAGGGCCTCGTCGTCCGGCAGGCTGAAGAAAGAGATCGAGGGAATCAGGACCCGGATCGGAGAATGTACGGAGACCGCACGGAAAGCGGAAGGGTTAAGGGAAGAGCTTAAGAGAACAGGCGGGGAGAAGGAAGCGGCCGCGGCGAGAATATCCGAGCTCAATAAAAGAAAAACCGAGGAAGAACAAAAGCTGCATGTGCTCGCCGCGGGGGACACGGGGGCGCACTGCCCGCTCTGCGAATCGCCGCTCGAGGAAGAGGCGAGAGCCGCCCTCGCGGAAAAGCTCAATAATGCGGTCTCTCGATTGGGCGGCGAGATACGGGCGGCCGGGGAGAGGATCGCGGCCCTCGGAGATAGGGAGAAAGCGCTCTACAGGGAGCTGGCTACGGCCGATGCCGCGGCAGGGCTCTTGCCCGGACTGCATAAAGAGCTCGGCGAAAAGGAGCAGAACCTCAGGGAATCGGAAGCGGCGGCGGTCGAGCTCGGGGAAGCCGGAAAAAGTTACGACGCCGTCTTGAGAACGTTATCCGGCGAAGAATTCAAAAAAGAGTACGATGCGGAGCGGAAAGAGATCGAACGTAAAAAGGAAGCGCTCGGCTATGACGTGAGAGAGCACAGGGCCGTCAAGGACGCGCTCGAGAAGCTCGGGCACGCATCCGGCGACAAAGAGACGCTCGAGCGGGCGAGGCTCGGTCTGGGCCTCCGCGAGAGCGCGGAGAAGAAGCTCGACGAGAGGATGGCCGAGGGAAAGAAGAGACTCGAGGAAATCGGAATCGAGGTCACCGCGCTCGGCGGCATCGAATCAGCGGCAAAGGAGATAAGGGACAAGATGTCCGCCGCTGACGAGAGGCTGTCGGCCCTCAAGAAACAGAAAGAAGAGCTGGTGATGGACATAAGCAGGAGCGTGAGCGCGCTCGAGAGGATAGGGCAGCTCGCCGTCAGGAAAAACGAGATAAAAGATAAAATCGCGGAGGCGAAGCGCGGGATGCTGATATTCCAGGAGCTCGCGAAGGCGTTCGGCAAGAACGGACTCCAGGCTTTGATAATAGAGCACGCGGTCCCCGAGATAGAAGCCGAGGCGAACAAGATCCTCGGCAGGCTCACGGAAGGCACCATGACCCTCAGCCTCGAGATGGTGAGGCCCACGCAAAAGGGCGGAGAGAAGGAGACGCTCGAGATATACATCGGGGACTCCTCCGGCACGAGGAGCTACGAGACGTTCTCGGGAGGCGAGGCGTTCAGGATAGACTTCGCGCTCCGGGTCGGAATCTCGAAATTCATCGCCAACCGGTCGGGCGCGCAGCTGAGGACGCTCGTGATCGACGAAGGCTTCGGTACTCAGGACAGGGACGGGCTCAGCCAGTTCGTGCAGGTGATAAATTCCATAAAGGACGATTTCGACAAGATACTCGCAATAACGCACGTGGACGAGCTCAAGGAAAGGTTCCCGGTCAGGATAGAGGTAACGAAGGAGCCGGGCTCGGGCTCGAGATTCGAAGTCGTGTACACTTGA